One Microbacterium marinum genomic window, GTTGGCGAGTTCGGTCTCGGCCATCTCGATCGCCCCCTGGTGGTGGGCGATCATCTGCTCCAGGAACAGGGGTGCCGCCTCGGCCCCGGACGCCGACTCCAGCGCCGCCATGTCCTCGTCAGACATCATCCCGCCGCCGTGCTCCATCTCACCCATGTCCATGTCGTCACTGGACACGCCCCACTCGGCGAGCCATCCCTGCATCGTCTCGATCTCCGGCTGCTGGGCGTCCTTGATCTGCTGAGCCAGATCCAGCACCCGCTGATCAACGTCGCTCTTGGCGAGGATCATGTCGCTCATCTCGACGGCCTGCTCGTGATGCGGGATCATCATCATCGCGAACATCGAATCCGCCATGTTGAAGTCCGCCTCCGCCGATTCCGACGGGGCCGACGACGACCCACCATGATCCATTCCAGGCATGCTGCCTCCGTTGTCCGCGCAGCCGGCCAGGAACAGCACCGCTGCCAGCGGTACGGCCGCGACCGCTGCCAAACGCATCTTCTTGTTCATCATCAGTCCTCTCAAACACTCGTGAAACCCGCGTACGGGCAATGAACCTCACCCCCGCCCCAGAGGGCAGGGACAGTGCGTGTCACGTTCGGCTGATCGACAGCTCCAGGAGTGAGGGAGGCCGGTCCGGGGCCGGCCGGCACCGCGTCACCGGCGGACGCAATGCATGCCGCTCCCACACAGACGACCATGCGGCGCGGGGGACCAGCAGCACGAGGGCGGCTGCCAGCAACGCCAGCACGCACATCATCATCAGAACGTCATGGCCCCCGCTCGGGCTGCACGACGCGCACGCCTCCGCATCCTCATCGCCGGTCGCGGGCGCCGACGAGTGGTGAGGTGCCCCGCCCGGCATCTCGACATTCTCCGAGGTCGTAGGGGCGGTGTGTCCCGAGGAGATCGTGTGCATCCCCATCAACCCGACGATGACCGCTGCAGCGAAGCACACGGCAACCAGCCACCGCACCGGGTGCGGCAGCCGCAGGCGCAACGCGGACAGGCCGATCATCCCGTCCAGCCTACCGTCCGTACCATACCCCCGCACCGTAACCCAAGGGGGTCGCCGGCATCCGGAACAGCGACGTAACGTAACCCCCTCACCGATTCAAAGGAGAAGGCCGTGACCGTCACCGCCCAAATGTTCGACACCCACCCCCGAGCCAACGACATCGCCAACCGAGACGCGCTCCTGGCCTGTATCGACGCGTGCCTCGAGTGCGGCCAGGCTTGTACGACCTGCGCCGACGCCTGTCTCAGCGAGGAGATGGTCGCCGATCTGACCACCTGCATCCGTCTGAACCAGGATTGCGCCGACCTCTGCGACACCACCGCGCGCCTGCTCTCTCGCCACACCGGCACGGACACCACCGTGCTTCGTGCCGCGCTGGAGGCGTTGCGCGCAGCGTGCGCCGCATGCGCCGCCGAGTGCGACACCCACGCGGACATGCACGAGCACTGCCGGGTCTGCGCCGACGCCTGCCGCCGCTGTGAACAGGCCTGCACTAACCTGCTCGCGACGCTCTGACACCCTTCCTCCGCCGACCGCTACCGCGGCGCTGGGGGGCCCGGCTCAGCGGTGGCGGACAAGGGCTGGCTCGTCCTCGGTGAGGTGCGCGGTCTCGATCTGGAAGGTCGAGTGCTGAATCGACACCGGGAAGTGACCGGCCACGCATTCGCGTACCTCGTGCAACACCTCCGCGGCATGCCCGTCGGTGAAGCACTCATCCTCGACCACCACATGCGCGGTCAGGGTGGGCAGGCCAGTGGCGACCGTCGATGCGTGCAGGTCGTGCACGTCGGTGACGTGTTCGAGCTCAAGGATGTGCCGGCGTACCTCGTCCAAGTCGAGCCCGGCAGGGGTGAACTCCATGAGCACCCGGGTGGTGTCGCGCATCAAAATGATCGCGCGCGGCACGATCAGTCCCGCGATCAGGAGCCCTGCAATCGCGTCGGCCTGCTGGAACCCGGTCGTGGCGATCACAATCGCGGCCACGATCACCCCGAGCGAGCCGAGTGCATCGTTGATCACCTCCAGGAACGCTGCCCGCATATTGAAGTTCGCGCCGCGGCTCGAGGAGAGGATCACGATCGCGATCACATTCGCCGCGAGGCCGACGATGCCGAACACGAGCATCTCTCCCGCGGCGACCTCCGGCGGCTCGAACAGGCGTCGGATACCTTCGACGGCGGCGTAAGTGCCCA contains:
- a CDS encoding DUF305 domain-containing protein: MMNKKMRLAAVAAVPLAAVLFLAGCADNGGSMPGMDHGGSSSAPSESAEADFNMADSMFAMMMIPHHEQAVEMSDMILAKSDVDQRVLDLAQQIKDAQQPEIETMQGWLAEWGVSSDDMDMGEMEHGGGMMSDEDMAALESASGAEAAPLFLEQMIAHHQGAIEMAETELANGKNADALALAQAVVDTQSAEIETMQDLLGQL
- a CDS encoding DUF6153 family protein, with the protein product MIGLSALRLRLPHPVRWLVAVCFAAAVIVGLMGMHTISSGHTAPTTSENVEMPGGAPHHSSAPATGDEDAEACASCSPSGGHDVLMMMCVLALLAAALVLLVPRAAWSSVWERHALRPPVTRCRPAPDRPPSLLELSISRT
- a CDS encoding four-helix bundle copper-binding protein, producing the protein MFDTHPRANDIANRDALLACIDACLECGQACTTCADACLSEEMVADLTTCIRLNQDCADLCDTTARLLSRHTGTDTTVLRAALEALRAACAACAAECDTHADMHEHCRVCADACRRCEQACTNLLATL
- a CDS encoding cation diffusion facilitator family transporter, with the translated sequence MGAGHNHGAPTTEAGAPGDHRARLWIAFGLTATIVIAQAIGSIVTGSLALLTDTAHAITDASGLLVALIAATLMLRPANPKRTWGFRRIEVIAALGQAALLLVVGTYAAVEGIRRLFEPPEVAAGEMLVFGIVGLAANVIAIVILSSSRGANFNMRAAFLEVINDALGSLGVIVAAIVIATTGFQQADAIAGLLIAGLIVPRAIILMRDTTRVLMEFTPAGLDLDEVRRHILELEHVTDVHDLHASTVATGLPTLTAHVVVEDECFTDGHAAEVLHEVRECVAGHFPVSIQHSTFQIETAHLTEDEPALVRHR